A segment of the Branchiostoma floridae strain S238N-H82 chromosome 10, Bfl_VNyyK, whole genome shotgun sequence genome:
ATCGCCCTGGGTTGCGGCTCGGACATGATCACAAAGGTCATCTCTGAGTGTGGCTCGGATGACgttctgtgctgcagtactatgCTCAAGCATTGGCGTGACTCGTGGCATGAGGACTACTCCGACAAGGTCGACACTCTCTGCACTGCCCTGCGTACATGTGGATACACCGACTGTGCCACTACCGTGTACTCAAAGTACCGTACCGAGCATAGCGTGGCTCTGTGTGATGGCCAGATTGACATCTACAGCAAGACCTTGAGTGACGATTGGAAGACATTCTGTCATGCCCTCGACTGCAGTGACGACTTCATCACTAAGATAGAGGTCGAGTGTGGCCACGACGACTACTTGTGTTGTGAAACGGCTATCAAGACCTGGCGTGATACTGTGGACTGCAGCTACGCTGACAAGATCGACCAGTTCTGCAACGCCTGTCACAGCTGTGGCTTCGACGATATCGCCGTGGACTGTAGAGATCATTACCGCAATGAGGTCTTCGGTAAGCATCAATATCTATCAAAATCAGTGTATTTTTTCTCTATGACCACGAAGTTTTAATCCGCTGCATCCACTGTACCGTGACACTCATGTTttggtttctttgtcattttagttACTGGTGGCTCTAGCGGCTTCAGCACAGGAGGAACATCGGACCACTACGTCAGTGGAGGCGTTCTGGTGACAGGTCAGTCTACTCTCTTTTCACTCGCTGCATGAATTCTCTAGATATGCTAGTGTACTCCAGATACAATGACCCATCTTAGAAGATATGAAATGTGTTTACGCCATTGAAACATCCGTACCTttttgcaggattggctctgtgcgacgacacacttcgtgtcatctgtcacaagattgatgactggaagcaggtctgcacacaccttggctgtgacgatgaattcatccacaagttccaagaccaatacaaggacgacgtctaccagagctgcttccatgccctcaagacTTGGCGTGATACATTCGATACGAGCTACGATGACAAGTACAACACCCTGTACAAGACACTGCGCGACTGTAACTATTACGATTGCGCCGACACCTTGTACCACAAATATCGTACCGAGCACagctttgccctgtgtgacagtcagatcgacGTGTACAGCCATACGTTGAGCGACGACTGGAAGAACATCTGTGTTGACATGAAATGCGACGACGACTTTATCAACAAGATTGAGATGGAGTGTGGTGGAGACAACTACCTGTGCACCAGCACTGCTCTCAAGCAATGGCGTGACACCGTGGACTGTAGCTACGACGACAAGATTGACCTCTTCTGCCATGCTTGCGATAACCACGGTTACCACGACATTGCCACCGACTGCAGGTCCAACTCCCGCTACGAGTCCTATGGTAAGTGGGCAGTTTTGATAACAAAATCTTCTGTTCGCAACGATTTTTTATNNNNNNNNNNNNNNNNNNNNNNNNNNNNNNNNNNNNNNNNNNNNNNNNNNNNNNNNNNNNNNNNNNNNNNNNNNNNNNNNNNNNNNNNNNNNNNNNNNNNNNNNNNNNNNNNNNNNNNNNNNNNNNNNNNNNNNNNNNNNNNNNNNNNNNNNNNNNNNNNNNNNNNNNNNNNNNNNNNNNNNNNNNNNNNNNNNNNNNNNNNNNNNNNNNNNNNNNNNNNNNNNNNNNNNNNNNNNNNNNNNNNNNNNNNNNNNNNNNNNNNNNNNNNNNNNNNNNNNNNNNNNNNNNNNNNNNNNNNNNNNNNNNNNNNNNNNNNNNNNNNNNNNNNNNNNNNNNNNNNNNNNNNNNNNNNNNNNNNNNNNNNNNNNNNNNNNNNNNNNNNNNNNNNNNNNNNNNNNNNNNNNNNNNNNNNNNNNNNNNNNNNNNNNNNNNNNNNNNNNNNNNNNNNNNNNNNNNNNNNNNNNNNNNNNNNNNNNNNNNNNNNNNNNNNNNNNNNNNNNNNNNNNNNNNNNNNNNNNNNNNNNNNNNNNNNNNNNNNNNNNNNNNNNNNNNNNNNNNNNNNNNNNNNNNNNNNNNNNNNNNNNNNNNNNNNNNNNNNNNNNNNNNNNNNNNNNNNNNNNNNNNNNNNNNNNNNNNNNNNNNNNNNNNNNNNNNNNNNNNNNNNNNNNNNNNNNNNNNNNNNNNNNNNNNNNNNNNNNNNNNNNNNNNNNNNNNNNNNNNNNNNNNNNNNNNNNNNNNNNNNNNNNNNNNNNNNNNNNNNNNNNNNNNNNNNNNNNNNNNNNNNNNNNNNNNNNNNNNNNNNNNNNNNNNNNNNNNNNNNNNNNNNNNNNNNNNNNNNNNNNNNNNNNNNNNNNNNNNNNNNNNNNNNNNNNNNNNNNNNNNNNNNNNNNNNNNNNNNNNNNNNNNNNNNNNNNNNNNNNNNNNNNNNNNNNNNNNNNNNNNNNNNNNNNNNNNNNNNNNNNNNNNNNNNNNNNNNNNNNNNNNNNNNNNNNNNNNNNNNNNNNNNNNNNNNNNNNNNNNNNNNNNNNNNNNNNNNNNNNNNNNNNNNNNNNNNNNNNNNNNNNNNNNNNNNNNNNNNNNNNNNNNNNNNNNNNNNNNNNNNNNNNNNNNNNNNNNNNNNNNNNNNNNNNNNNNNNNNNNNNNNNNNNNNNNNNNNNNNNNNNNNNNNNNNNNNNNNNNNNNNNNNNNNNNNNNNNNNNNNNNNNNNNNNNNNNNNNNNNNNNNNNNNNNNNNNNNNNNNNNNNNNNNNNNNNNNNNNNNNNNNNNNNNNNNNNNNNNNNNNNNNNNNNNNNNNNNNNNNNNNNNNNNNNNNNNNNNNNNNNNNNNNNNNNNNNNNNNNNNNNNNNNNNNNNNNNNNNNNNNNNNNNNNNNNNNNNNNNNNNNNNNNNNNNNNNNNNNNNNNNNNNNNNNNNNNNNNNNNNNNNNNNNNNNNNNNNNNNNNNNNNNNNNNNNNNNNNNNNNNNNNNNNNNNNNNNNNNNNNNNNNNNNNNNNNNNNNNNNNNNNNNNNNNNNNNNNNNNNNNNNNNNNNNNNNNNNNNNNNNNNNNNNNNNNNNNNNNNNNNNNNNNNNNNNNNNNNNNNNNNNNNNNNNNNNNNNNNNNNNNNNNNNNNNNNNNNNNNNNNNNNNNNNNNNNNNNNNNNNNNNNNNNNNNNNNNNNNNNNNNNNNNNNNNNNNNNNNNNNNNNNNNNNNNNNNNNNNNNNNNNNNNNNNNNNNNNNNNNNNNNNNNNNNNNNNNNNNNNNNNNNNNNNNNNNNNNNNNNNNNNNNNNNNNNNNNNNNNNNNNNNNNNNNNNNNNNNNNNNNNNNNNNNNNNNNNNNNNNNNNNNNNNNNNNNNNNNNNNNNNNNNNNNNNNNNNNNNNNNNNNNNNNNNNNNNNNNNNNNNNNNNNNNNNNNNNNNNNNNNNNNNNNNNNNNNNNNNNNNNNNNNNNNNNNNNNNNNNNNNNNNNNNNNNNNNNNNNNNNNNNNNNNNNNNNNNNNNNNNNNNNNNNNNNNNNNNNNNNNNNNNNNNNNNNNNNNNNNNNNNNNNNNNNNNNNNNNNNNNNNNNNNNNNNNNNNNNNNNNNNNNNNNNNNNNNNNNNNNNNNNNNNNNNNNNNNNNNNNNNNNNNNNNNNNNNNNNNNNNNNNNNNNNNNNNNNNNNNNNNNNNNNNNNNNNNNNNNNNNNNNNNNNNNNNNNNNNNNNNNNNNNNNNNNNNNNNNNNNNNNNNNNNNNNNNNNNNNNNNNNNNNNNNNNNNNNNNNNNNNNNNNNNNNNNNNNNNNNNNNNNNNNNNNNNNNNNNNNNNNNNNNNNNNNNNNNNNNNNNNNNNNNNNNNNNNNNNNNNNNNNNNNNNNNNNNNNNNNNNNNNNNNNNNNNNNNNNNNNNNNNNNNNNNNNNNNNNNNNNNNNNNNNNNNNNNNNNNNNNNNNNNNNNNNNNNNNNNNNNNNNNNNNNNNNNNNNNNNNNNNNNNNNNNNNNNNNNNNNNNNNNNNNNNNNNNNNNNNNNNNNNNNNNNNNNNNNNNNNNNNNNNNNNNNNNNNNNNNNNNNNNNNNNNNNNNNNNNNNNNNNNNNNNNNNNNNNNNNNNNNNNNNNNNNNNNNNNNNNNNNNNNNNNNNNNNNNNNNNNNNNNNNNNNNNNNNNNNNNNNNNNNNNNNNNNNNNNNNNNNNNNNNNNNNNNNNNNNNNNNNNNNNNNNNNNNNNNNNNNNNNNNNNNNNNNNNNNNNNNNNNNNNNNNNNNNNNNNNNNNNNNNNNNNNNNNNNNNNNNNNNNNNNNNNNNNNNNNNNNNNNNNNNNNNNNNNNNNNNNNNNNNNNNNNNNNNNNNNNNNNNNNNNNNNNNNNNNNNNNNNNNNNNNNNNNNNNNNNNNNNNNNNNNNNNNNNNNNNNNNNNNNNNNNNNNNNNNNNNNNNNNNNNNNNNNNNNNNNNNNNNNNNNNNNNNNNNNNNNNNNNNNNNNNNNNNNNNNNNNNNNNNNNNNNNNNNNNNNNNNNNNNNNNNNNNNNNNNNNNNNNNNNNNNNNNNNNNNNNNNNNNNNNNNNNNNNNNNNNNNNNNNNNNNNNNNNNNNNNNNNNNNNNNNNNNNNNNNNNNNNNNNNNNNNNNNNNNNNNNNNNNNNNNNNNNNNNNNNNNNNNNNNNNNNNNNNNNNNNNNNNNNNNNNNNNNNNNNNNNNNNNNNNNNNNNNNNNNNNNNNNNNNNNNNNNNNNNNNNNNNNNNNNNNNNNNNNNNNNNNNNNNNNNNNNNNNNNNNNNNNNNNNNNNNNNNNNNNNNNNNNNNNNNNNNNNNNNNNNNNNNNNNNNNNNNNNNNNNNNNNNNNNNNNNNNNNNNNNNNNNNNNNNNNNNNNNNNNNNNNNNNNNNNNNNNNNNNNNNNNNNNNNNNNNNNNNNNNNNNNNNNNNNNNNNNNNNNNNNNNNNNNNNNNNNNNNNNNNNNNNNNNNNNNNNNNNNNNNNNNNNNNNNNNNNNNNNNNNNNNNNNNNNNNNNNNNNNNNNNNNNNNNNNNNNNNNNNNNNNNNNNNNNNNNNNNNNNNNNNNNNNNNNNNNNNNNNNNNNNNNNNNNNNNNNNNNNNNNNNNNNNNNNNNNNNNNNNNNNNNNNNNNNNNNNNNNNNNNNNNNNNNNNNNNNNNNNNNNNNNNNNNNNNNNNNNNNNNNNNNNNNNNNNNNNNNNNNNNNNNNNNNNNNNNNNNNNNNNNNNNNNNNNNNNNNNNNNNNNNNNNNNNNNNNNNNNNNNNNNNNNNNNNNNNNNNNNNNNNNNNNNNNNNNNNNNNNNNNNNNNNNNNNNNNNNNNNNNNNNNNNNNNNNNNNNNNNNNNNNNNNNNNNNNNNNNNNNNNNNNNNNNNNNNNNNNNNNNNNNNNNNNNNNNNNNNNNNNNNNNNNNNNNNNNNNNNNNNNNNNNNNNNNNNNNNNNNNNNNNNNNNNNNNNNNNNNNNNNNNNNNNNNNNNNNNNNNNNNNNNNNNNNNNNNNNNNNNNNNNNNNNNNNNNNNNNNNNNNNNNNNNNNNNNNNNNNNNNNNNNNNNNNNNNNNNNNNNNNNNNNNNNNNNNNNNNNNNNNNNNNNNNNNNNNNNNNNNNNNNNNNNNNNNNNNNNNNNNNNNNNNNNNNNNNNNNNNNNNNNNNNNNNNNNNNNNNNNNNNNNNNNNNNNNNNNNNNNNNNNNNNNNNNNNNNNNNNNNNNNNNNNNNNNNNNNNNNNNNNNNNNNNNNNNNNNNNNNNNNNNNNNNNNNNNNNNNNNNNNNNNNNNNNNNNNNNNNNNNNNNNNNNNNNNNNNNNNNNNNNNNNNNNNNNNNNNNNNNNNNNNNNNNNNNNNNNNNNNNNNNNNNNNNNNNNNNNNNNNNNNNNNNNNNNNNNNNNNNNNNNNNNNNNNNNNNNNNNNNNNNNNNNNNNNNNNNNNNNNNNNNNNNNNNNNNNNNNNNNNNNNNNNNNNNNNNNNNNNNNNNNNNNNNNNNNNNNNNNNNNNNNNNNNNNNNNNNNNNNNNNNNNNNNNNNNNNNNNNNNNNNNNNNNNNNNNNNNNNNNNNNNNNNNNNNNNNNNNNNNNNNNNNNNNNNNNNNNNNNNNNNNNNNNNNNNNNNNNNNNNNNNNNNNNNNNNNNNNNNNNNNNNNNNNNNNNNNNNNNNNNNNNNNNNNNNNNNNNNNNNNNNNNNNNNNNNNNNNNNNNNNNNNNNNNNNNNNNNNNNNNNNNNNNNNNNNNNNNNNNNNNNNNNNNNNNNNNNNNNNNNNNNNNNNNNNNNNNNNNNNNNNNNNNNNNNNNNNNNNNNNNNNNNNNNNNNNNNNNNNNNNNNNNNNNNNNNNNNNNNNNNNNNNNNNNNNNNNNNNNNNNNNNNNNNNNNNNNNNNNNNNNNNNNNNNNNNNNNNNNNNNNNNNNNNNNNNNNNNNNNNNNNNNNNNNNNNNNNNNNNNNNNNNNNNNNNNNNNNNNNNNNNNNNNNNNNNNNNNNNNNNNNNNNNNNNNNNNNNNNNNNNNNNNNNNNNNNNNNNNNNNNNNNNNNNNNNNNNNNNNNNNNNNNNNNNNNNNNNNNNNNNNNNNNNNNNNNNNNNNNNNNNNNNNNNNNNNNNNNNNNNNNNNNNNNNNNNNNNNNNNNNNNNNNNNNNNNNNNNNNNNNNNNNNNNNNNNNNNNNNNNNNNNNNNNNNNNNNNNNNNNNNNNNNNNNNNNNNNNNNNNNNNNNNNNNNNNNNNNNNNNNNNNNNNNNNNNNNNNNNNNNNNNNNNNNNNNNNNNNNNNNNNNNNNNNNNNNNNNNNNNNNNNNNNNNNNNNNNNNNNNNNNNNNNNNNNNNNNNNNNNNNNNNNNNNNNNNNNNNNNNNNNNNNNNNNNNNNNNNNNNNNNNNNNNNNNNNNNNNNNNNNNNNNNNNNNNNNNNNNNNNNNNNNNNNNNNNNNNNNNNNNNNNNNNNNNNNNNNNNNNNNNNNNNNNNNNNNNNNNNNNNNNNNNNNNNNNNNNNNNNNNNNNNNNNNNNNNNNNNNNNNNNNNNNNNNNNNNNNNNNNNNNNNNNNNNNNNNNNNNNNNNNNNNNNNNNNNNNNNNNNNNNNNNNNNNNNNNNNNNNNNNNNNNNNNNNNNNNNNNNNNNNNNNNNNNNNNNNNNNNNNNNNNNNNNNNNNNNNNNNNNNNNNNNNNNNNNNNNNNNNNNNNNNNNNNNNNNNNNNNNNNNNNNNNNNNNNNNNNNNNNNNNNNNNNNNNNNNNNNNNNNNNNNNNNNNNNNNNNNNNNNNNNNNNNNNNNNNNNNNNNNNNNNNNNNNNNNNNNNNNNNNNNNNNNNNNNNNNNNNNNNNNNNNNNNNNNNNNNNNNNNNNNNNNNNNNNNNNNNNNNNNNNNNNNNNNNNNNNNNNNNNNNNNNNNNNNNNNNNNNNNNNNNNNNNNNNNNNNNNNNNNNNNNNNNNNNNNNNNNNNNNNNNNNNNNNNNNNNNNNNNNNNNNNNNNNNNNNNNNNNNNNNNNNNNNNNNNNNNNNNNNNNNNNNNNNNNNNNNNNNNNNNNNNNNNNNNNNNNNNNNNNNNNNNNNNNNNNNNNNNNNNNNNNNNNNNNNNNNNNNNNNNNNNNNNNNNNNNNNNNNNNNNNNNNNNNNNNNNNNNNNNNNNNNNNNNNNNNNNNNNNNNNNNNNNNNNNNNNNNNNNNNNNNNNNNNNNNNNNNNNNNNNNNNNNNNNNNNNNNNNNNNNNNNNNNNNNNNNNNNNNNNNNNNNNNNNNNNNNNNNNNNNNNNNNNNNNNNNNNNNNNNNNNNNNNNNNNNNNNNNNNNNNNNNNNNNNNNNNNNNNNNNNNNNNNNNNNNNNNNNNNNNNNNNNNNNNNNNNNNNNNNNNNNNNNNNNNNNNNNNNNNNNNNNNNNNNNNNNNNNNNNNNNNNNNNNNNNNNNNNNNNNNNNNNNNNNNNNNNNNNNNNNNNNNNNNNNNNNNNNNNNNNNNNNNNNNNNNNNNNNNNNNNNNNNNNNNNNNNNNNNNNNNNNNNNNNNNNNNNNNNNNNNNNNNNNNNNNNNNNNNNNNNNNNNNNNNNNNNNNNNNNNNNNNNNNNNNNNNNNNNNNNNNNNNNNNNNNNNNNNNNNNNNNNNNNNNNNNNNNNNNNNNNNNNNNNNNNNNNNNNNNNNNNNNNNNNNNNNNNNNNNNNNNNNNNNNNNNNNNNNNNNNNNNNNNNNNNNNNNNNNNNNNNNNNNNNNNNNNNNNNNNNNNNNNNNNNNNNNNNNNNNNNNNNNNNNNNNNNNNNNNNNNNNNNNNNNNNNNNNNNNNNNNNNNNNNNNNNNNNNNNNNNNNNNNNNNNNNNNNNNNNNNNNNNNNNNNNNNNNNNNNNNNNNNNNNNNNNNNNNNNNNNNNNNNNNNNNNNNNNNNNNNNNNNNNNNNNNNNNNNNNNNNNNNNNNNNNNNNNNNNNNNNNNNNNNNNNNNNNNNNNNNNNNNNNNNNNNNNNNNNNNNNNNNNNNNNNNNNNNNNNNNNNNNNNNNNNNNNNNNNNNNNNNNNNNNNNNNNNNNNNNNNNNNNNNNNNNNNNNNNNNNNNNNNNNNNNNNNNNNNNNNNNNNNNNNNNNNNNNNNNNNNNNNNNNNNNNNNNNNNNNNNNNNNNNNNNNNNNNNNNNNNNNNNNNNNNNNNNNNNNNNNNNNNNNNNNNNNNNNNNNNNNNNNNNNNNNNNNNNNNNNNNNNNNNNNNNNNNNNNNNNNNNNNNNNNNNNNNNNNNNNNNNNNNNNNNNNNNNNNNNNNNNNNNNNNNNNNNNNNNNNNNNNNNNNNNNNNNNNNNNNNNNNNNNNNNNNNNNNNNNNNNNNNNNNNNNNNNNNNNNNNNNNNNNNNNNNNNNNNNNNNNNNNNNNNNNNNNNNNNNNNNNNNNNNNNNNNNNNNNNNNNNNNNNNNNNNNNNNNNNNNNNNNNNNNNNNNNNNNNNNNNNNNNNNNNNNNNNNNNNNNNNNNNNNNNNNNNNNNNNNNNNNNNNNNNNNNNNNNNNNNNNNNNNNNNNNNNNNNNNNNNNNNNNNNNNNNNNNNNNNNNNNNNNNNNNNNNNNNNNNNNNNNNNNNNNNNNNNNNNNNNNNNNNNNNNNNNNNNNNNNNNNNNNNNNNNNNNNNNNNNNNNNNNNNNNNNNNNNNNNNNNNNNNNNNNNNNNNNNNNNNNNNNNNNNNNNNNNNNNNNNNNNNNNNNNNNNNNNNNNNNNNNNNNNNNNNNNNNNNNNNNNNNNNNNNNNNNNNNNNNNNCCTTTTGCGTCGATTCGTCAGTATCTCGTGAGGAATATCTTTCATTGGTGATTAAGAATCAAGTTTTAATAGTCCAGGCCAAAGGGTGTAGTATTAAGAATTTTAGAGCAACAGTACAGGATCATATAACAAGAAACGTTGTCCATTACATTTGTTCCCATGTGTATTCCAGTAAAATATTGCTTTTCCATTCTCTGCATCTTTGTCTCTATTGTCAAATATCCTTCATACTTTTATCGTCAGATAATTAATAGCATCATCATAGCAATAGCAATTAATAGCAATGGTAATTAATAAGTACTGGAATGCCCCCAAAATGGTCACCCCAGAATCAGACGCAACAAAATGCAATTAGGACACTAAAAAGGACCAGTATATGCGTCGATGACATCACACGATACTCTCTAGTATATGCAGTACTAGGCAGTGCTCACCTGATAACAGTGGGATAGATTTCTCCCGTCCAGATAAATACGATGTTTAAACAAGCAGTTATTCCAAACTTCCCAATCATCGCCAGTGTCATGGTCAGTGGGAACAGATCTGTGCACAAAAAGATGATAGAGAAAGGAATAGCTGTGTATAAAGGTTTGACACCCATGTATCACATAGAACATTTAAACTTTGTTATGATGGTCACATATCCATTCGGGGCCTGACCGGGATGTTCGCTGAAATGCATTTTGTATCAGGAAACATCGCAAATTGCTCTCATGTCCAAATATTTTTAAGTTTTACAACGTTCTCTTTTATGTCCTATTTTTCATTCCCACAccgggcccaggtttggaaatgtgacctaaatATAGGAGAGAATATCCATTTTCTTATATATTGCTACAAATGTAATGACTCAGCCGTTACAGAACGCCGGACTAGGAAGACATGCAAACTCATGGACCAATGTCTAAGTCTCAAATTTACTGTTACCTGATGGCACAAATACGGTGCAGATGCAGGCCGTCCCGCCGACCACCATAAGCACGATGTGTGTCGACCTTCTCCCCCACTTCTCTATCGCGATAACGGACATGAGGAGGGCGGGGAACTCGATCAGCCCGGATAAAAAGAAGTTGATGTAATCATCTCCGTCCAGTGCCGAGGTGTTGAGGGAGAGTCCGTAATAAACGATGATGGTGACGGCCCTGTGTAGTGGGAGAGGGAAGAAATACTCACGTGACTATGAGTCATCATTgtgcggcggccatgttggtaGGTTGAGTTCAAGGTCATTATGTAACCTACGGTCACTTGAACACATTGACCCGAATTCGACATGCCTGTCATTTGCCTCTACATGaattaaaatcacaaaacaataGAACTAAAAACCTCTGTAACTGAAAGATCATTATTTGATCCATTACATTTTCTATGTCCTAACTTTCTATCGACTCGGAGATACTTTGATTGGTCATGTTagaccaaaaaaaattaattaaaaTAGTAACGTTAGACGTAATACATAGTTACTGATGTTATACTCAGCGTTCTTATGTTCCTATGATTCATGGACGCCATCGTTAACAATCTATAGACTTAACTAGAATTATAAAACTATTTATGTTAATGGTTACAGGTTTCAAATTAAAGCAAAGTTTCCATACCAGTTGTAGAATATGACGGCAGATATCTTTGCCAGGTTTGGAGTCCGTATCAGGTCCCGGGCGGAATAGAACCGGCCATTTTCAGGTGTCGCCACTGATGTATCCTGAAGTTCACGGTATAAGTGTGGTCAATTGGTGAAGGAACATTAATATTTGATAAATAGATATGGTTATAAGTCATGTgctctaaaggtggtatctcactgcacttggacactggtgtggcactgcggggttcgttcactgcgacattgttatgttatttcgccgattctttttttttaatttacatttgcataatatgtaaagtatgacttagaaggcaacataatacacaaaacgtaagaaaattcgttctttatctctgaaattcgttgagtaatctgtgccgcaccggtgcccaaagtgcagtgagataccaccttaaccgTGCAGTTCGTCACGTACTGTGCATAAAACCAGTGAAATCGCTGATTGACCGCGATTACTATATACCGTTCTGAGTCTTGTAAGACAGTGTATCTGAGAGTCATGTTTACCATTGATTCCAACATCTTCTCCCACAATGTCTGAGGAAAGTTCACACCGTTCGTCGCCGCCATTTTCTCCACAATGACGCGCGCTTCTTCGGTACGACCCTTCGCCAGCAGCCATCTTGGAGACTCCGTTACAGCCCTGTAGAAAACGGGTGGAGGAATTTTAAGACTCTTCGCTTGGTCATTGtcattttcagtttcagtttatttgttttaccattAAATACACGTCAACTGTTGTCGGTTTTTGATGATTGCTAAAGAGACAACCAGTCGCTATAAAAACAGCCCCATCCCATATTTCATATAACttttgactacatgtacatgtatctgaattGATCATGAAAGCATCTCCCATTTCTTTTTATCAAATATTGCAGTCTTCTTCCACTACATTGTATCATAAgaagtttttttatttgtttgacgtATGAATGATAAGCATTCCCCTGCAATTGTATTATATAGTTGCATATGTACCATTCTGAAGTGCGTAATTCAGACGACTGCACAGCAGAAGACGCTGCTGCAATGTAATTCAGTGTTCGTGGATTGAACCAATTATGATAGTAATTGtaatcataatgatatttgataaccCTATGATACGTAATTAAGAAATTAATACAGAAGTTACAGCATTCAAATAACCACCTTAAACGTTATGCAGTAATTCAAAAGCGCATGTGAACAAAGTGATACTAACCCCCACAGCGGCATCCACAGAACGCTGGTTAGAGACATCGCCAGCTGCACGTGTCTCCAAGTACGGATGAAGTATGCTATCCCGCCTAGCATCATGAACCCCACGGTGAATGACGCATAGTCGAGAGTGCCGGCCAAAGTTCGTCTTGATGGGCCAACTATCTCTGAAACTGCAtgaaacatttcaaatattAGAGATAAGCCCGGAAATCATAGGGGACTGAGAACTGGCCAATAGCAATTTCCCTAGGGCAATATTTACTTATAACCCATTCTCTTCACGCGTGCACGGAATGATTGATACAACCAAGGAACATCCTTAAGAAAAATAAAGCCAAGCCTATCTTAAAACGATCCCTCATCTGGATTATTATTCAGAATTTTCCTTATGGCAATGTTTAAAGACAACTAGTCTACAAAAAGATGTCGGGGCTACATCGTTAAATTTTCCTGGTAGCCTGAGTGATTCTCCATTTGAGAGAAAATCGGGCAGCAAGGAAAACGTAACGAATTAGCCTCCCAacatctgcatggagattaaaCGTCAATTATGTAGTACACAATCAAATCTATTTCTTATCTACATGGACACTGATAGCGGTTTTAGGATCCCCATGACTTCTGATCTACATGATGTCAGCATGATACACCGTCACTACGTGCATCTATAGTGATCTACAGTTAGAA
Coding sequences within it:
- the LOC118424911 gene encoding organic cation transporter protein-like, whose translation is MVHYDEILKHVGEFGTYQKRMCLFAYLPSLSVGMHMMAMVFLAATPGHRCRAPEGEVLAARYNWTEPELLNMTIPWMKDDDGKWVLDSCKRYDLTTVEVNDSSANRSEWNVTSCDAGWTYDLSQYKTSITIENDIVCSDKWLASMAQSIFMLGVLVGSITFGDLSDRFGRKVIMVVANALLAISGIATTFAPNFTAFVILRFIVGIQCMGIYLVNFVLVSEIVGPSRRTLAGTLDYASFTVGFMMLGGIAYFIRTWRHVQLAMSLTSVLWMPLWGAVTESPRWLLAKGRTEEARVIVEKMAATNGVNFPQTLWEKMLESMDTSVATPENGRFYSARDLIRTPNLAKISAVIFYNWAVTIIVYYGLSLNTSALDGDDYINFFLSGLIEFPALLMSVIAIEKWGRRSTHIVLMVVGGTACICTVFVPSDLFPLTMTLAMIGKFGITACLNIVFIWTGEIYPTVIR